TTCTCATGGACCCGATTGTCGAGCAACTTCAGACAGCGCTGCGCAGCGACGTGGCGAAGTCGCGTTACTTGAGCAGCTATCCGCTCGACTCCCTGGCGCTCCCGTCGATTCGACTGATGACGGAAAGCGTGGCCCAGATAGAACTCGGACTTGGCGAGTCACGCATCGGAGGCCTTCCCGATGTGCCACCGAAGTTTGTCTGGCCGCGCTGGAAACCCCGTTTGCCACGCCAAGATCGATACAACGCAATTTGGGACCCCGAAGATCCGCAGCCCCTTTCGTTCATCGCGCAGATCGATCTCGATTCGCTTCCGTCGATCGACAACGCGCTCCCTTCGCGCGGGTTTCTCTATTTCTTCTACGACGGCTTTTGCGAACCGTGGGGCTTCGAGCCGAACGATCGTGGCTCGTGCCGCGTGATGTACTTTGATATCGATCGCGAGGATTTGAGCCGAGCCAAGTATCCAGCCGACTTGCCCGAGGAGTTTCGGTACTCACCGACCCGCGTGTCGACGAGCATCGAACTCACCCTCCCGAATTATGCCGACGATATTCCCGAAAAGCCCCCGGCCAGCGAGAAGTATCAAGACCTGCGCGAATCGCTCGCTGCCGAGCCCCGCGATGTGCAGCATCGCTTGCTGGGTCACCCGCAAGTGATTCAAAGCCCGATGGAGATTTCCGTCCAAGAGGCGACGAGCGGCTATCAGCAGAAAGAACTGGCGACCTACGACGACGAAATCGTGGGTGAGGTGCTGAAAGGGGCGGTCGATTGGCGACTCTTGCTGCAGATCGACAGCGACGATAACCCCGGCTGGATGTGGGGAGATTCGGGGAGGCTGTACTTCTGGATTCGCCAGCAGGATCTGGCGACGAAGAACTATGCGAGCGCCTGGCTGATCCTGCAAAGCAGCTGATCGCTGCGGGCCTAATCGCCGATGGCCTAATCGCCGACCGCTAAGTCCGCAGCGCGCAAAAAAATGCCTCCACAGCTAGAAGTTTCTAGTGGGAGGCATTTTAACTTGAAGCTTCGCCTGGCAGCCCGATCTTGCGATGTAAGTGCCTGGAGCGAAACGATTTAGTGCGGTCGAGAGGGTTTGAACCTCCACGCCCTTTCGAGCGCCAGCCCCTCAAGCTGGTGCGTCTGCCAATTCCGCCACGACCGCGGCGAACCTCCAAATGTACATCCCGGCTGGTTGTCGTCAAGGGACCGGAACCAAAGGAGAATAGTTCGCGCGGTTTGCTCGGCTCGTCGGCTTAGACTTCGTCTTCGTAAACGACAGCGGCGGGGCGTCGCAGGGCCGCTTTACGGCGTGGGCGGTTCCGCACAATCGGGCCGTCCCCTTCGCGGAAGTAATAGCCACCTAAGAGTTTATAGAAAAACAGGATCACAAACGATCCAGCCGTGGCCACGGCAAAGCCAGCCACACTGATGGGCGTGACCCGTGTCCCTTGGGGGCTGAAGAAAGTCAGTACGCCGCAGCCGATCACGGTGCCGCCAATCCCCATGGCGAGGGTCGCGACAGCTCCCCCCGGGTCTTTGCCCGGCATGATCGCCTTGGCGAGGAGTCCAGCCAGGGTTCCAAAGCCGATCCAAACGAGCACATCGTTGGCCCACTGCGACACGTTCTGCAGAAACTCGTTGTTCTCTTCCATCGCAATGCCTCTGGCGTTAAGTCGTTATCCTGCTGCAGTTTGAGTAGCGATGAACCACCCCAGTCGCGGAGACATGAGCGCACACACAGGCAGAACCACTCTCGGTCGATATCGACCACCACAGGGCGGAAACTTTGGTTCGCGCGGCAAGATGTATCGGCTTTGCAGGAAGAAACGGATATCGAGGTCGCTAGGTGCTCGCCAGCACCTCGTGCAGCCGAAAGTGGAACTTGCCAAGTTTCCCCCCATAGTTGCCAGCGGTGATGGCCAAAATCGGATGCTCGGCTGCTGCCAGCATGCCGACGCGCATCGCCTCGGCGACCGCCGCTTGGGTGGTGCCGTCGATCACCACTTCGAGCGCCGTGGTGCAGTCGGGATGAAGCTGCGACTCGACGCGCCCCTTCAAGGTGGGACATAAGAGCTCATTAGTGCTCGCGCGGAGGGTCTTATATTGAGATCCCACCTTGCTACCACTGCG
This window of the Pirellula staleyi DSM 6068 genome carries:
- a CDS encoding YwqG family protein, translated to MDPIVEQLQTALRSDVAKSRYLSSYPLDSLALPSIRLMTESVAQIELGLGESRIGGLPDVPPKFVWPRWKPRLPRQDRYNAIWDPEDPQPLSFIAQIDLDSLPSIDNALPSRGFLYFFYDGFCEPWGFEPNDRGSCRVMYFDIDREDLSRAKYPADLPEEFRYSPTRVSTSIELTLPNYADDIPEKPPASEKYQDLRESLAAEPRDVQHRLLGHPQVIQSPMEISVQEATSGYQQKELATYDDEIVGEVLKGAVDWRLLLQIDSDDNPGWMWGDSGRLYFWIRQQDLATKNYASAWLILQSS
- a CDS encoding transglycosylase, whose product is MEENNEFLQNVSQWANDVLVWIGFGTLAGLLAKAIMPGKDPGGAVATLAMGIGGTVIGCGVLTFFSPQGTRVTPISVAGFAVATAGSFVILFFYKLLGGYYFREGDGPIVRNRPRRKAALRRPAAVVYEDEV